The Rhopalosiphum maidis isolate BTI-1 chromosome 4, ASM367621v3, whole genome shotgun sequence region taattctatgaaTTGACAAACTTATtagtcaaattatttataagaactatatatatataaatataggaaaaacattatgacaaaataatattattcagtacGCAAGGTATTCTTAATCAATATTTGTGTTTGTGCTTTCGTGATGTATGTGACATAGATGTTGGAGGTGTATGTACATGATGCCGATGAGGTGAACGTGAATGTGATCTTTTATGTCGATAGTTATGCCTTTCATCGCGTTCACGGTCCCTTCTTCTTGATAATGAACGAGGAGAATCAATTGGTgatattcttgtttttttattattacgttgaGGTGAATTTGGCCTTTTTCTTGAAGGAGGACTTGAACTATCACTTctgaaatacattatatactaagTATTgaatacacaatttattaaaatgtattaccttATGCTATGAGATGACCATTTACTATATGCTGGGCTATTTGAAGGACTTCTTGATCGTTTCTTTTTCTTACCATCACGATAGTCTTCATCGGGACTTAatcttttattgattttatctttatcttttttatctttttccaATTTCAATTCCTTTtcctaatattacaaaaaaatatattatgatttcaatCATTCGGACAaatctgtattataaaatactgggatgtattttattcaaaatgtccaaagtaaaatataataaaataatatacatttattttggtttatacaaaaatatattacaatgtatcCTAACCTACTATGCCGCTTTAGTAAATGTAAACAAACAGTAAGGGTGCACCCatagtatgatttatttatttatttatttatttatattacttcgAATATAAAGCTaagatgtaaattatataaatataataattacaattgtttatcagtaaaatttaattagattagAAAATATgcttatactaaaaattttagtgaaattaaaaaaaattagcataAATCAATTAACTTACTGGGGACTTTTGAACTTTTTTGAGTAGTTTACGTCTATAATGTTCCACTTGTTGATATATATTCCATCCACCTTTTAATGCTCTTTTGCCAGATTCTAATTCATCTTGATATTGCATGACTTTTACTTCTACTTCTCTTAATTTAGCTCTTCGATCATCAGTATTTTctctaaaaatcaaatataaatatacataattctaAGATTTACATttctaaatcaattaaaatttaaccatgcacaaaataaaactaatatatataaaataatatttaaagtaaccGTTTCCAATATTTTCATAGATACAGCTCAAAAAGTATGAAATTTTTGATAACACATTACTAAAAGTAAgctattttttcttttgctCTTCAATTACCAGTttgtgattaattaaaattaaataatatcaattatcaatattttagcatacaataaaatgcatttagttaaataaaaacatgttaaaaaaagtgatttattatttattttaatatgaataactgctaatttttgataatttgtataactatattataagtgtatagTTGTCACCTACTCAAGTTTGCTTTTTgagacatattattttatatttaaactggcatatatttttataatttgaacaataatagttatagtataaCATAGAAATTACATACAGTAGAGTCTCAATAATCCAAACGAGATTGGGGAAAAGAGTAGTCCGGATTACCTATGAATTGCTTACATTGGGCCATTTTCATGTACTTTTTTTCGACAAAAATGAAATCACTATAAAGTATGACACATGactaataatcattatcaacCTAAGGAATCTGACAAAGCACATGTGTGATATGCAGtcgtaataattgttatgattattattttatttgtctacATAAGTACAATAATGGAATGGTGGGGATGTACACTCAAAGACGTTCGAATTACTGAGTCTTTCGGATTAGCCTGTGTTTAGATTATCAAGACTCTactatatttacgtataaaatacatatctatttactattataattgtaattaaattaatttttttttttataaaaagttcatgttaataatataatgcgacccatcaaatatataatccatattatgtagttaagAGTACAGTTTATGAACCTATGATTATAACAATCAATAACactaatggttttaaaataccttGTTTCATTAAAGTCATCGTCTGGGGAATCTTGATCGATGGActcactattataatttttattttctctttctaaCATTTCCCATTTGCTAGTAGTCATTGCTTGTTCTTCAGCTTCATGAGGATCTACAGTTTCCCATCTAGATGGAACAAATGCAGCtgctttgatattttttcctaTTGAGTCTCCTGCTAATGGTGCACCTCCAATATCATCATCCAATACTATACAACatggataatttttatataatatgttttaaaatataataatgaaacctaagttttttttctgtgtaatatatacaatacaaaaaacataagtatttataattttgtcttttaaaaataaaataaatttatattcaatctaATAGATAACTTACATGGTATACCATCAATATCTGTATCACCAGGAGGTGTATCATCATATGCATGTTTCAACAATGTAGCACCATCTAAAGGTATACCATCTAAATCCTCATTATCTAGATTTTCGGTATCAGATAAAGGTGCTCCGTCAATGTTTTCAGAATCATCGATagattttgaatttgtattatattgtagttctTCAcgagaattaattatttcttggGGTatctaaaaacttaaaatagtaaacTATGGTCACAACTTACATCTTATACAAAGATTTACCTCATTTATTGATAGCCCAAGAAAAGTATTTTGACATCTGAACAAAAATTCTTTTGGATAAATATCCCAGTCTTCCCAAGCACGGAAAATTTGCATAATACGGTGTTTAAAACCATCAGCTTGACTTTGAGAATCTAAACTCTTATAAGTCTTAAGAGCTTCTTCCATTATTGGAATTAATCTTGTTTCAAACCTATTGTAAAAGTATGaatgcaatttaaatactttaaaatatttactaagacaaaaaaactataccctCTTCTGAATTGTGTTGCATTTATAACCTTTAAACTGCAATTATGTAGAACATCTGATATCAAATAAAGCCGTgcaatctaaattataatacatacatacatatatttaaatatatttaataatattttaatattatagtttgattattttatattttcacttttttatgTAATGCGGTTGTAGCATTAGATAATGATTCTTGAATGCAATCACAAATTTCTTCTACTGCATCACTATGTTCTACACAAAATACCATGACTTCGGCTACTTTTAACCGCTCAGGAGTCATATTTCTTATAAGTTCTTCAAATCGCTCTCTTTGAGATACGCTTAAAGTTCCTTTAGTCCTTGTAACTAAATCTTCTTCTGGTACAAGTTCTTCTGGCATACCAACAGTATATGGATTCATTGGTGGTGGTCTCCAAATTGATCCATTCTTAAACATACGGAATTCATCAATGCGCCACTCTTTAGTTGAATCACCTTGTAACATAGAAAATAGCTTCCATCTATAGTATATATGAGTTGGCGAACAATTGTCAAACAAAAAtctgataacaataaaatcaagTAGTATCATGTCGtagttattatagtgtataaaataatcttcataatgtaaaaaatctaaataagatACTCACTGAAACATTGGATTATTCAACTCTTTATTCATTATCATAGCTTCAAATAATGGTCCTTCTcgtattacaaattcaatcaTGTGATGTATAAGCAttaacaaatttctaaaaaaaattgttttaagtattaatataatatatacatttttagtttatagttttatgcttttcatttttagtttttcactTTGCTTCAACAGGCTGACATCGATAACTTAGGGGCCATCTTCTGATAATttgtaaatcttttttttatactttaggattattaattaatttacatcagaaaaatgaaaatgttaccTTTCTGTGGGTATAACCACTTTAATGATAGTCTGCGGTAAAATCTGTCACAAAAAagcaaattgatttaaaacaaaGTGGTTGATGTATCatttaggtaaattaaaataaattatttaataaatacatattttacttttttttttatagaatgattattatcaattatcaataattgaaCATTTCTATCACAATATCTCGATccgacaaaattatttattaatacatttcaaaatctatGATCCCATGTCTGCCAGCTGCATAGATATTTGGGCAGTATTGAAGAAAGTCGGAtcgagtaaattatataacaaaaacagtaaaatttattaaaaaagtacaataCCTTTTCAACTGGTTGATTTCTATCAAAATATCCTCCATCTTGTCGTGTTCGTCCATGATTCTACAACAAAAATCATTCAGTTGTAcaacaataactatttttaatattttatttaaattacaaattttatttgcatataaggtggatattttccaaaacaattatcaataatttaagtaaataaataataagtattgaaaaataaatacagaaagtttttagtttaataagcagttttatttgttgtatccaatgatatgaattaaatttgttttaaaattttgaatataaaataactatcttatgtttaattcattttaaaaattataatacctatatatataatttataaaacataaattttacctttttttctttttgtggCAAAATAGGCTGAGCATTGAAAGGTAATCCAGAAAGTGGAGGTGGCAATGTTATAGCTAATAAAGCGGGTGGAATAAAAATTGGGTGAGGAGGTATGGGCACACTTTTACCCCAACCCATTTTCATCTCATAAGACATAACATCTTTCcctgaaaatgataaaatatttgaatttatataaaattataaaaataataacataccatttaaattttttaatgctcTTTCGCCATCTTTACGACTCATATAAGCTACAAAACCGCAGTTACGCCCTCTTGCTTTTTCTTCGTCAGATCTAGgccacattattttaatacttgccAAAGGTCCATATTTTCCAAAAACTTCCATTAACTGAGCTTCagtaatctataaataataaatctacaataataacatttattcatattataataattaaatatattttatactttacttTAGGATTAAGGTTCCCTAAGTACAAATTTGTAGTATTTGGATCGCCAGAATCAAATGAACCTTTAATTTCATCAGGTTCGACCATTATCAAatctaaagaaatatttaaagatattatttaattttttaacatatttaggtatattatgtactactcTTAATTTCAGGATCCTCAAtagttttttgtaaaaccCCTTTGAATTTATGTCTTTCTTCTCTTTCTTCTTGAATCCTAATAAttccacaaaaataaattaataatttgttaaactgtatttgattattcagaaaccaaatacaaaaatataagaatgataagttttatagttacatttttagttcttCTTTGAATAATTCTAgattactttttttcttttcaccTTCTTTCTTTTTCTTTGTAAGCATTCTTTCATTTTTACGTTCACCCATAAAACGAGAAAGGTCATCTGTTTTATCTGAGTCTGCATTTCCTCTTGCTTGaggcttatataatttacctttTTCACGAGTATCCTCCTCTAAATATGCGATATAATTCGATTAGTATCTATTgacctaattttaatatgtattaaatcttACGTCTCTTTCCAGCATCATATGTACCAGCTTTAACCCAaactttactattttttttccctTCATTTTGAAAAGTTGCTACAAACTCTTCAAAGGCCtgtgaaattaaattacattaaaaccatcacttttatttataaaaaatccaaGAATCTAAAtagtatcataaaataaatgattaattacttGAGCAGCAGCATgttcttcttctttttttttttgttcatttaattctttttttgaaGGTTGAGTTTTTCCCATTGCTCCAATAGAAAATGCTTTGAGCTTTTGTTCTGCtatgtactatttaaaaataaatactagttcatatttttttttagtttgtttttaattctatCCGAAAAtagaatatgaatttatttatttatttatgaagttGTATCAAATGAtatccaaaaaaaattttttctaacATACCTCAACTTTCagctagaaattaaaattttcacattaaaatactaattgttataaatgttcaTCTCATAAAATGCCATATAGTgtcaaattgataaataaatattgaaaaaatattagatggtttttttataattcaccaGTGTTCGAATAGGTGGGGAGGGGTGCGCAGAGAAACTCCtctattttttgtgtataccacaactacattttttcactgGAATGTGGGGACAGCACAAACTTAtgtccaaaatattctttattaaaatgcggatttcaatttatatcaattatacaacaaattttatgatttttaatatcaaaaacaattattaattttgttatctattaagttattgaataaattatgtatgttgattattattattttttttattttcgactGTAATATGTAGGACTTAGGTAttactatcaaaatatattatatttggaattgaaatatgtgtatagccgtaaaatggtatttaaaatataagtaaagttGGCTAAAGGAGGCAAAACCTCCTAAGACTCTATGTTGTTATTGTACATTTGGAATgcagtttttaaatcattggATTGAATTCAACTTAATTTTTCCTAATTCAAGCActgtaatttactttaaaatttgaactgaATATTCAAAAAGATGTAtcttaaaatgcattattttgtttaatttgcattttatttcaatctgtagttatataaatgtagatttaagatttttataagtatttagtaatattcgattataatttatttaattgtatactagtaatagtatacaaaatgaagtaatgtaggtatattggaCATCATAATATCTgtctgtaaaatcaatataactgCCTTTAAGCACATTTTCTTTGCTTATGATttaccataattattttttagattatgagattatacaattgtaataCTTATTAGATCTTCAATtctcaaataaatattctttaaacagtttaaatgtcataagcatattcataaataatctaaattctcccagtatactatattttttcacatttaagtatatacacatattacaaattatttaaaacaatattagatGTTGcacaaaaaatgataagaaaaaaatttggtgAAATCTAATTTGTTGCAAAAAAGTAGAAatttgagtaatttttttttaaaacttctatAGGTAAGGTCATTACACAAAggaggtaaataatatttaaattaagaattttgattttaattgatgtatacaattttgttatgttatataacatTAGTATGATTAGTAATCATTAACTACATATTGTATCTTACCTTTTTAAATTGTCCCGAATCAGccatgattaaattaataaattattaaaatacaacttatgttaataaaacttaa contains the following coding sequences:
- the LOC113554530 gene encoding U2 snRNP-associated SURP motif-containing protein isoform X1, with translation MADSGQFKKYIAEQKLKAFSIGAMGKTQPSKKELNEQKKKEEEHAAAQAFEEFVATFQNEGKKNSKVWVKAGTYDAGKRQEDTREKGKLYKPQARGNADSDKTDDLSRFMGERKNERMLTKKKKEGEKKKSNLELFKEELKMIQEEREERHKFKGVLQKTIEDPEIKSNLIMVEPDEIKGSFDSGDPNTTNLYLGNLNPKITEAQLMEVFGKYGPLASIKIMWPRSDEEKARGRNCGFVAYMSRKDGERALKNLNGKDVMSYEMKMGWGKSVPIPPHPIFIPPALLAITLPPPLSGLPFNAQPILPQKEKKNHGRTRQDGGYFDRNQPVEKILPQTIIKVVIPTERNLLMLIHHMIEFVIREGPLFEAMIMNKELNNPMFQFLFDNCSPTHIYYRWKLFSMLQGDSTKEWRIDEFRMFKNGSIWRPPPMNPYTVGMPEELVPEEDLVTRTKGTLSVSQRERFEELIRNMTPERLKVAEVMVFCVEHSDAVEEICDCIQESLSNATTALHKKIARLYLISDVLHNCSLKVINATQFRRGFETRLIPIMEEALKTYKSLDSQSQADGFKHRIMQIFRAWEDWDIYPKEFLFRCQNTFLGLSINEIPQEIINSREELQYNTNSKSIDDSENIDGAPLSDTENLDNEDLDGIPLDGATLLKHAYDDTPPGDTDIDGIPLLDDDIGGAPLAGDSIGKNIKAAAFVPSRWETVDPHEAEEQAMTTSKWEMLERENKNYNSESIDQDSPDDDFNETRENTDDRRAKLREVEVKVMQYQDELESGKRALKGGWNIYQQVEHYRRKLLKKVQKSPEKELKLEKDKKDKDKINKRLSPDEDYRDGKKKKRSRSPSNSPAYSKWSSHSIRSDSSSPPSRKRPNSPQRNNKKTRISPIDSPRSLSRRRDRERDERHNYRHKRSHSRSPHRHHVHTPPTSMSHTSRKHKHKY
- the LOC113554530 gene encoding U2 snRNP-associated SURP motif-containing protein isoform X2 — protein: MADSGQFKKYIAEQKLKAFSIGAMGKTQPSKKELNEQKKKEEEHAAAQAFEEFVATFQNEGKKNSKVWVKAGTYDAGKRQEDTREKGKLYKPQARGNADSDKTDDLSRFMGERKNERMLTKKKKEGEKKKSNLELFKEELKMIQEEREERHKFKGVLQKTIEDPEIKNLIMVEPDEIKGSFDSGDPNTTNLYLGNLNPKITEAQLMEVFGKYGPLASIKIMWPRSDEEKARGRNCGFVAYMSRKDGERALKNLNGKDVMSYEMKMGWGKSVPIPPHPIFIPPALLAITLPPPLSGLPFNAQPILPQKEKKNHGRTRQDGGYFDRNQPVEKILPQTIIKVVIPTERNLLMLIHHMIEFVIREGPLFEAMIMNKELNNPMFQFLFDNCSPTHIYYRWKLFSMLQGDSTKEWRIDEFRMFKNGSIWRPPPMNPYTVGMPEELVPEEDLVTRTKGTLSVSQRERFEELIRNMTPERLKVAEVMVFCVEHSDAVEEICDCIQESLSNATTALHKKIARLYLISDVLHNCSLKVINATQFRRGFETRLIPIMEEALKTYKSLDSQSQADGFKHRIMQIFRAWEDWDIYPKEFLFRCQNTFLGLSINEIPQEIINSREELQYNTNSKSIDDSENIDGAPLSDTENLDNEDLDGIPLDGATLLKHAYDDTPPGDTDIDGIPLLDDDIGGAPLAGDSIGKNIKAAAFVPSRWETVDPHEAEEQAMTTSKWEMLERENKNYNSESIDQDSPDDDFNETRENTDDRRAKLREVEVKVMQYQDELESGKRALKGGWNIYQQVEHYRRKLLKKVQKSPEKELKLEKDKKDKDKINKRLSPDEDYRDGKKKKRSRSPSNSPAYSKWSSHSIRSDSSSPPSRKRPNSPQRNNKKTRISPIDSPRSLSRRRDRERDERHNYRHKRSHSRSPHRHHVHTPPTSMSHTSRKHKHKY